Within the Bacteroidales bacterium genome, the region AGGTACTCATGGGACTTGGATTTGAGCGAAAGGATTTCATGCGTCCGCTAAACGAATTCAGCAGCGGTTGGCAGATGCGTGTTGAGCTGGCTAAGATTCTTCTCAGGATGCCCGACATCCTGCTCCTTGATGAGCCGACCAACCATCTCGACATCGAATCCATTCAATGGCTTGAAGACTTTTTGATCAGCTATCCCGGCGCCGTAGTGCTGGTTTCGCACGACCGCGCCTTTCTCGACAATGTGACCAACCGCACTGTAGAGATTACCCTGGGAAAAATTTATGACTATAAGGTTTCCTATTCCCAGTATGAGCAACTGCAGGCTGAACGCCGCGAACGGGAGATGGCCAGCTTTAACAATCAGCAACAACAAATTGCCCAGATCGAGCGGTTTATCGAACGCTTTCGTTATAAAAATACCAAATCCCGCCAGGTACAATCACGGGTGAAAATGCTCGACAAAATGGATAAGATAGAGGTGGAAGATGTTGATAAATCCTCCATTCGCTTCAGGTTTCCGCCGGCGCCGCATTCCGGAAAAGTTACCGTCAGGGGTGAAGATCTTTCCAAAAGTTACGGCGATCACCTGGTATTGAAGAATCTTAACTTTTCGATTCCCAAAGGCGAAAAAATTGCTTTTGTCGGAAGAAATGGCGAGGGGAAAACCACGCTATCCAAAGTTATCGTCGGCGAATTACCCTACACCGGTACCCTCGAATTGGGGCATCTTGTGAAAATCGGTTATTACGCCCAGAACCAGCATGAGATGCTCGACATGGATAAAACCGTTTTTGAAACCATCGACGAAGTGGCTACCGGTGAAATGCGAACCAGGACAAAAGGATTGCTGGGTAGTTTTCTTTTCCGCGGTGATGATCTGGATAAAAAGGTGAAAGTGCTCTCCGGTGGAGAAAAGTCAAGATTGTCTTTAGCCCGCATGCTGCTTACTCCGGTCAATCTGCTGGTGCTCGACGAGCCGACAAACCATCTCGACATGCGCTCAAAGGACATTCTGAAAAGCGCCCTGCTCCAATACGACGGAACCCTGATCATCGTTTCGCACGACCGCGATTTTCTTTCCGGCCTGACTGGAAAAGTCATCGAATTCCGCAATAAAGGAATTAAAGAATACATCGGTGATGTGCACGACTTTCTCGATTCGCGCAAACTTGAACACCTGAATGAACTGGAGAAGAAATCTGGAAAACAGGGAACCAATATCACGGAGGAAACGCCTTCACAAAATAAACTGGATTTTGAACGCCGCAAGCAGTTTGAACGTGAATTGCGCAGGATTCAAAACCGTATTGAAAAGTCAGAAAATACCATTGAACAATTAGAAAAAGAAATCTCCATGCTTGATGGGCTGCTTGCCAATCCTGACCCAACCCACCCGCTGATTAAATCCGGAGAGGTGTATCATCGTTATGAGGCGGTTAAAAATGATCTCCAAACGGAAATGAAAACCTGGGAGAACCTCATTCATGAGTTGGAAAAGATGCAGAGCAATGGAAATTAGCGTTTCACCGCAACCCTTTTAAAAATCAGTCAGTGTGCAGCTAGGTCCAGCCAATAATTTTATTTTTGCCAGACATGTAATCTGTTTCACAATGAGAAGAGCTATTCAAATTACCATTCTGGCATTTATCTTCGCCATAAATCCCTCAATTTCACAAACCTTACCTGGAAAATTGTTGCTTGTTGGAGGGGGCTCCGAAAATCCCGGCAAATGGAGTGATGTACCCTATGGTTGGGCTGTTGAAAAGTCGGAGAATAAGCGGGTCGCCATCATCACTTATGATACCAACCCTTCGCAGTGGCTCCCCGATTATTTTATCAGTCTTGGCGCAGTGGCCGCAAAAAATTTCTCTATCACCAGCACATCCATGGCCAATCAGCAGCAGACCTATGACAGTCTGGTAACCTACGATGTGATCTTCTTCAAAGGAGGCGATCAAAAGCAGTATTACAATGTGTATAAAAACACCCTAACGCACAATGCAGTAGAGTTTGTTTTTAACCAGGGCGGGGTAATCTGTGGAACTTCAGCAGGAGAAATGGTGCTGTCAAGGGTGCTGTTTACGGCGCAAAACGGAACTGTTTATCCCGATGAAGCCATTGCCAACCCTAATAACCAGTACATGACGCTGGCCGATGATTTTCTGAATTTGATGCCCGGATATATTTTCGATTCCCATTTTGTCGAACGTGCGCGGTTTGGAAGGTTAATCGGCTTTCTGGGCCATTGGAAGCTAAACAAAAATGCGGATATTGTAGGGATTGGCGTGGACGATAAAACTGCTTTATGTATTGATGACGATTTAATGGGTTATGTCTTTGGAACTGGTGCTGTAAATATTTTCAAAGCTGCTACCGATAATGAATTTAGACTGGGAGGAACCAGACTCCTTGCTACCAGTCTCGAAGTAACCCAGGTGCTCAATGAGCGTGCAATCAACCTGAATACTTTTTTAGTGTCAGGTTACAATGATTTCATTCCCACAAAATATGAAAGTGAAGATTTCGGTGGATATGTGTTGATGTCTGGAAGTGATTATGTGAACAAAAACCAGCAATTCATTGCTCGTTTTACCGCAGCGGTTTCATCCGATTCAATCCTGATCGTAACCGGCGATAATACCACTCTGGCGCAGCAATTTAAAACAAAGTTCGAACAAAGCAACGCCGCCGCCGAGGTGATGCAGGCCATCCCTGCTAACTACAACAGCGCTTATTTTCTTGGAAAAGTTGACCGGATCAGCAAAGTCTTATTTGTAAACAATACCTATGCGACGTTAATGGAGTTCCTCCAAAACAGTACGGTAGGAAATCTGTTGCTCGAGAAACTGCTAAGCGGGGAAAGGACTACCGGTTTTGTGGGTGGCGATAGTCGTTACGCAGGCGGCAGTGTACTTGTAAATTACGACCAGCAATATGCTTCCTATGACGGACTGCTTGAGTTTGACCCTGGAATCGGATTATTAAAAAGCATGATCATCATGCCAAAAACTTTTGAAAACACCGACATTGAAGAAAATGCTGCTGCCGGAGTCCCATTCGGGATGATTCTCGACAGCCTGAAATACGGGATTTGGCTACACGACAACGCCTTCGCTGAATACAAAGTCAATGATCAGAATGAAACTACCATCACTTCCTTTGGCAGCTATCCTATGATGCTAATAGAGTCAGAAGGAACACACGGAGCGTTTTCCGATCAGTCGGCGGTTAACTCTGGAAGGCCAAGACATGTTGCAGGATTTGAGCTGTTTAATGTGACTTTGATGGACGAAAGTATGATAAAAATACTCGGCAGCCACACCAGTATCAGCAAACCTGCTGAAGCTGCCATACTCTCAATTTATCCAAATCCTGCCAATGACATGATCAGTATTTTCGTAGATAATGATCAGGATTATCTGCTGAAAATTCTCTCAGTTGATGGCAGAATGGTGTTCCAGCAAATGATCAGCGGGTCGGTTAATTTGCATGTTAGCGATCTGCCAAATGGTATTTACATTATTACAGCCACCGCAAGGGAAACCGGATGGCAATATCACCAGAAGTTGATCATTCGGAGATAAGAACTTCAGAACAACTGACCTCTGTGGAATTTAAAATGATACCATAGCTCATGGGGAGTAATTTTTTATGACCTTGCCAACTTCAAGTAAAAATATATAGTCCAACCCATACTGGGTTGTTTTTGGCGTTGGTGAACCCTCATAGCTACAAAAGCCCAACCCATTCTGGGTTGGCAAAAAAACTCCGTAGGAGATTGACTATTGTAGCATAACGATGATAAAGTGATTAAATGACAACCCAGTATGGGTTGGACTATATTCCAAACTACCTTTACCATTCGAATTTAGTTAAATTCCAGTTCGTTTGGTCTCAGGAAAGTTAATTTGTAAACCGCCTCTAAAGTTTTGACAATCTGTATCAAATGGGATTTGATGTCAGAATTTAACGGATACCTTCAAAAAGGTATAAGTTAAAAATCCGGGAATCAAAGATTAAAAGGTTCAATGCCAGTTCTACTTTAACACATTTGATTTTTCTGCATTTTTACCCCGCCCTTCCCATAGGGATCCCTCCGGGAAAAGGGAGAATGCAAAAAATCAATTCAAACTCCCTTAAGGGTTGGAGCAATTTTGAATTGATTTTTCATTCATGGTTTTGATCTGTTAAAGTAGAACTAGTTACTTAATTTTTAGGGGTCAGTTGGTCTGAACTTATAGGGATAAACTAAATCTGAGAAACCCAGTTTCAGTTAATTATTCGTGTAAAGAACTGTTTGTCCGTTGTTCAGATACGACACCCAGTTCACGTTGCACCACAATCCTCTGATCGAAACAAGCTAAGGAGAAATTGCTATTTTTGCTACAATCTAAATCTTCCGGAATTTCGGAGTGACGGGGATATTCACAACAATTTTTGTAGCACAATAAAAACTCAAGCTGCTGAAAGCTCTACTTCGCAATGGATACTGAAGATGTAAGACTGATGGAGATGTTCGAGAGCAACCGTGAGGACGCTTTCAGGGAGCTTTTTGTCCGGTATTACAAGCCCATGGTGCTGGCTGCCAGGATTTATTCAAACAATAATCCTGAGGCAGAAGACATGGTCCAGCAGTTTTTCGTGAAGTTCTGGGAGGAAAAGCTGTACAGGAAAATCAATACCTCTTTCAAACATTACCTGCGGATTTCGGTGCGCAACACCTGTTTTAACCATCTCAATCGTTTAATGATCCGTCAGCAACATGAACCTGATTCTGATCTGGAGTCTGAGGTTGAACAGGCAATAGATTTTATACTTCGGAAAGAGGAGCTCGAAATTTTTGAAAAGGCGTATGATGAATTGCCACCCCAAAGCCGCAAGGTTTTCGAGCTGGTTTATTTTTCCGATCGGTCGTACAATGAAGCAGCCCAAATGCTTGACCTTTCGATAAACACAGTTAAATCACACCTTAAAACTGCTGTCCGAATCCTTAAAAACAGTACTTTGCTGAACAATTATTACTGCGACAGAAAAAAATCCTGAGTTAGACCCACCCTTTTTCATAAAAAATTTGTCCTATAAACGATATGAAAGAAATTAAAGAATCCTTTTCTTTTCCGGACGAGATTTTGCATTTGCTTACGCATAAAGCGCTGGGCAAGCTTGATGCCTCTGGTCTTGATAAACTGAATGGCTGGATACGTGAAAATCCAGATGCAGAGCCTGAATGCAACGTCTTTATGGTCAAGGTTAAAAAAATACATTGGACTTATTATTCAAATGAAATTGCTGATCCAAACGTGGTGATAGAAGAATATCTGCCCATGAAATCAGACAAGCGTCCCTTCATTCACGTGGTTTACCCTTACCTTGCCATGGCAGCTACCCTGCTCATTCTCATCGGTTTTATATGGTATTTTGTATATCATCGGGACAGAAAGAGTGCTGAAACTGCCCATAACGAAACCCCGGCTCTTGAACGGCAAAACAAGGCAATACTCGTGCTCTCTGATGGCAAAAGTCTGGAACTTGACAATTCGGGTTGTGATGAGTTGACTGCTGAAAGTGGTGTGAGAATTACCAATCAGCCGGGAGAATTATTACGTTATGAGCAGGAGCAGGCAGTAGATGATGAAAGTCGCATGAATCGCCTGATTGTACCCTCCGGGGCCCGTTACCAGTTGCAACTGGCCGATGGTACCAAAGTGTGGATGAATTCTCATTCTGAACTTGAGTACCCGGTTTCATTTACTGGTGACAAACGGAAAGTCAGGTTATCAGGAGAGGCCTATTTTGAAGTAATGGCAAACCCTTCTGCCCCTTTCATTATTGAGGCCAATGGTTACGAGATCTTTGTATTTGGCACTCAACTGAACATATCTGCCTATTCCGGCGACAGTTTTATTCAAACAACCCTGGTGAGTGGCGCACTCGAGGTGAACAGCCGCGAAGGTGATGCTTACAAGCTGACTCCCGGTCAAATGGCTATGATAGTTCATGACGACCAGAAGGTTTTAATAAACAATGTTGACACAAGATTATTCACTTCATGGCGTGACGGTATTCTGTATTTCAATAAAATTTCATTGAAAGAACTGGCTGTTAAACTGGAGCGCTGGTATGATGTGGAAATACTTTTCGACAGTGACCAAACCGCCGGCCTGCTGTTTAGCGGAGCAATGGAAAATTCCCGTGATATCCAGTTTCTTTTAAGGCTGATCGGGGAGGCGGCCAATGTTGAATTTGAAATAGAGGGAAAACAGATTTATGTGAAATAAAAACCGGGAAATGCTGCAACATCTCCCGGTAGGCTAACAATCAAGGTACTGAATGTGCAAAAACAGAACATCAAATGATCATAAACCTTAATACAAAAGTATGAATAAAAATTTACGGGACTGTACCCCACAAGTGGGGTCAACATTCAAACTTATTGCAATTGGTATGAAACTATTTTTATTACTCACTTTTGCTGGTGTAATTCAGGCCTCTGCATCGGTGCTTTCGCAAAACAACCTGATCAGTATGAAGTTGCAGAACGCAACAGTTTATGAAGCTGTCAACGAAATTGCACACCAAATGGATTTGCTTTTCATTTTCCAGGAATCCGACGATCTGGACAGCAAAAAGATCAATGTCGACTTACAGATGGCCAGTTTTGAAGACGCTATGAAGGAAGTGCTGAAAAGCAGCAACCTCAGTTATGATCTCATCGAGAATTACATTGTGGTTAGACCGGTTAAAGTGAAACCGGAAGCACTAACAGCCGTTGCCAGTTTCCAGCAGAGCGAAAGACGCACCATCACGGGTACTGTTACCTCAGCGGAAGATGGAGCTACTATTCCTGGAGTATCGATAGTTGTGAAAGGTACCAACATTGGCACTACCACCGATATTGATGGAAAATATCAGCTTTTGGTTCCGGTTGAAAGTACCCATCTGGTATTTTCATTTGTAGGCATGGTTACTCAGGAAGTCGCCATCAACAACAGGGCTGAGATCAATATTGTAATGGAATTGGCCTCGCTTGACCTTGGTGAACTGGTCGTAGTAGGTTATGGAACTGAATCCCGTCGCCTGGTATCAGGTTCGCTGGGAGTAGTGAGCGATACCGAAATCCGTGATGTACCTATGCGAACCATCGACGGAGTACTGCAGGGGCGCTCGCCAGGTGTGTTTATCAGTCAGAATTCAGGAACCCCGGGAGGCGCAAATTCTGTAAGAATCAGGGGTAACAGTTCTATCACTGCCGGCAATGAACCATTATATGTTATTGATGGTATCCCGATGACAACAGGAAATTATGGTCAGATTGGTTTTTCAGGGCAGGAGATCAATGCACTTTCAGATATCAATCCCAACGATATCGAATCCATCACGGTGTTGAAAGATGCATCTGCTGCAGCCATTTATGGCGCAAGAGCAACCAACGGTGTAATTTTAATTACTACCAAACGGGGAAGTCAGCAACGCACCAACATCAATTTCAACGGATCCTGGGGTTTTCAGAAAGTTGACAAAGTACTGAAGATGCTTAATGCTGATCAATGGCTTGACTATATGGAACTGGAGCCCGATCCTGAAAACCCGGTCGATGTCAACTACCTTGACGAAGTATTCCGCGTTACTCCAATGAGTAGTTATGAGTTGTCAGCTGACGGGGGTGATGAGAGAACCAGATTCTTCATATCAGGAAATTACTTTGACCAGACAGGGATACTGCTTGGGACTGATTTTAAGAGAATAAATGGTAGAATGAACCTTGATCATCAGCTCAATACAAACATTAAAGTTGGCGCCAGTTTGGGAACCAGCTATTCGCTGAACAACAGGGTGG harbors:
- a CDS encoding ABC-F family ATP-binding cassette domain-containing protein is translated as MLSVNNISVHFTGEYIFDGVSFLINDRDRIGLVGKNGAGKTTLLNVIAGEMEPEKGAVASPSGQSIGYLKQEMNPSSRRTVMEEARQAFSETIHLDQKIRQMTDEISHRTDYHSQDYLNLVTRLNDANDRYNMLGGHKMDENTEKVLMGLGFERKDFMRPLNEFSSGWQMRVELAKILLRMPDILLLDEPTNHLDIESIQWLEDFLISYPGAVVLVSHDRAFLDNVTNRTVEITLGKIYDYKVSYSQYEQLQAERREREMASFNNQQQQIAQIERFIERFRYKNTKSRQVQSRVKMLDKMDKIEVEDVDKSSIRFRFPPAPHSGKVTVRGEDLSKSYGDHLVLKNLNFSIPKGEKIAFVGRNGEGKTTLSKVIVGELPYTGTLELGHLVKIGYYAQNQHEMLDMDKTVFETIDEVATGEMRTRTKGLLGSFLFRGDDLDKKVKVLSGGEKSRLSLARMLLTPVNLLVLDEPTNHLDMRSKDILKSALLQYDGTLIIVSHDRDFLSGLTGKVIEFRNKGIKEYIGDVHDFLDSRKLEHLNELEKKSGKQGTNITEETPSQNKLDFERRKQFERELRRIQNRIEKSENTIEQLEKEISMLDGLLANPDPTHPLIKSGEVYHRYEAVKNDLQTEMKTWENLIHELEKMQSNGN
- a CDS encoding T9SS type A sorting domain-containing protein encodes the protein MRRAIQITILAFIFAINPSISQTLPGKLLLVGGGSENPGKWSDVPYGWAVEKSENKRVAIITYDTNPSQWLPDYFISLGAVAAKNFSITSTSMANQQQTYDSLVTYDVIFFKGGDQKQYYNVYKNTLTHNAVEFVFNQGGVICGTSAGEMVLSRVLFTAQNGTVYPDEAIANPNNQYMTLADDFLNLMPGYIFDSHFVERARFGRLIGFLGHWKLNKNADIVGIGVDDKTALCIDDDLMGYVFGTGAVNIFKAATDNEFRLGGTRLLATSLEVTQVLNERAINLNTFLVSGYNDFIPTKYESEDFGGYVLMSGSDYVNKNQQFIARFTAAVSSDSILIVTGDNTTLAQQFKTKFEQSNAAAEVMQAIPANYNSAYFLGKVDRISKVLFVNNTYATLMEFLQNSTVGNLLLEKLLSGERTTGFVGGDSRYAGGSVLVNYDQQYASYDGLLEFDPGIGLLKSMIIMPKTFENTDIEENAAAGVPFGMILDSLKYGIWLHDNAFAEYKVNDQNETTITSFGSYPMMLIESEGTHGAFSDQSAVNSGRPRHVAGFELFNVTLMDESMIKILGSHTSISKPAEAAILSIYPNPANDMISIFVDNDQDYLLKILSVDGRMVFQQMISGSVNLHVSDLPNGIYIITATARETGWQYHQKLIIRR
- a CDS encoding RNA polymerase sigma-70 factor — encoded protein: MDTEDVRLMEMFESNREDAFRELFVRYYKPMVLAARIYSNNNPEAEDMVQQFFVKFWEEKLYRKINTSFKHYLRISVRNTCFNHLNRLMIRQQHEPDSDLESEVEQAIDFILRKEELEIFEKAYDELPPQSRKVFELVYFSDRSYNEAAQMLDLSINTVKSHLKTAVRILKNSTLLNNYYCDRKKS
- a CDS encoding FecR domain-containing protein, giving the protein MKEIKESFSFPDEILHLLTHKALGKLDASGLDKLNGWIRENPDAEPECNVFMVKVKKIHWTYYSNEIADPNVVIEEYLPMKSDKRPFIHVVYPYLAMAATLLILIGFIWYFVYHRDRKSAETAHNETPALERQNKAILVLSDGKSLELDNSGCDELTAESGVRITNQPGELLRYEQEQAVDDESRMNRLIVPSGARYQLQLADGTKVWMNSHSELEYPVSFTGDKRKVRLSGEAYFEVMANPSAPFIIEANGYEIFVFGTQLNISAYSGDSFIQTTLVSGALEVNSREGDAYKLTPGQMAMIVHDDQKVLINNVDTRLFTSWRDGILYFNKISLKELAVKLERWYDVEILFDSDQTAGLLFSGAMENSRDIQFLLRLIGEAANVEFEIEGKQIYVK